In a single window of the Scyliorhinus torazame isolate Kashiwa2021f chromosome 2, sScyTor2.1, whole genome shotgun sequence genome:
- the sav1 gene encoding protein salvador homolog 1 isoform X1, producing MLSRKKSKNEASKPPEVQGKYVKKETSPLLRNLMPSFIRHGPTIPRRTDVLVETGTSVYPSIDIVSRNQSFLRGPVQRPVREIIRRESSRPSGPSYITRTEVPQEYGVSSQTYLTEINSENGDAGQPAARYYYPESYYEDGQRRRHAAERFWDDYRYYDHSPDPFPRLPQGQSRHPVGIGRVPSTSMGNLTNHGTDELPLPLGWSADWTIRGRKYYIDHNTNTTHWSHPFEREGLPPGWERVESPEFGVYYVDHINKRAQYRHPCAPSVPRYDQPPPLVPPVVYQPRQTERNQLVPANPYHTAEIPDWLKVYARAPVK from the exons atttaatGCCTTCATTTATTCGCCATGGGCCAACTATTCCAAGGCGGACCGATGTTTTGGTAGAGACCGGAACATCTGTTTACCCCTCGATTGATATTGTTTCCCGAAACCAAAGTTTCCTGCGCGGACCTGTCCAAAGGCCAGTACGTGAAATCATTAGACGTGAGAGCAGCAGGCCTTCTGGACCTTCCTACATCACACGTACTGAAGTTCCTCAAGAGTATGGTGTCTCATCACAAACCTATCTAACTGAAATTAACTCTGAGAATGGTGATGCTGGCCAGCCTGCTGCCCGTTATTATTACCCTGAATCATATTATGAAGATGGACAAAGACGGCGGCATGCAGCCGAGCGATTCTGGGATGACTATAGATATTACGATCACAGTCCTGACCCTTTTCCACGATTACCACAAGGGCAAAGCAGACATCCAGTAG GCATAGGAAGAGTTCCTTCAACGTCCATGGGAAACCTAACTAATCATGGTACTGACGAATTGCCTCTTCCTCTTGGTTGGTCAGCGGACTGGACTATTCGAGGAAGAAAGTACTATATAGACCATAATACTAACACAACTCATTGGAGCCATCCATTTGAAAGAGAAGGCTTGCCGCCTGGGTGGGAACGAGTGGAATCGCCTGAATTTGGTGTTTATTATGTGGATCACATCAACAAGCGAGCCCAGTATAGGCATCCTTGTGCTCCCAG TGTTCCTCGGTACGACCAGCCTCCACCTCTTGTTCCTCCTGTCGTATACCAACCACGACAAACTGAACGAAATCAGCTGGTTCCTGCAAACCCATACCACACAGCAGAAATTCCAGATTGGCTGAAGGTCTATGCCAGGGCTCCAGTAAAGTAA
- the sav1 gene encoding protein salvador homolog 1 isoform X2, protein MLRGRRASLKRCYRGRKVKTKRPNRLKCKGNLMPSFIRHGPTIPRRTDVLVETGTSVYPSIDIVSRNQSFLRGPVQRPVREIIRRESSRPSGPSYITRTEVPQEYGVSSQTYLTEINSENGDAGQPAARYYYPESYYEDGQRRRHAAERFWDDYRYYDHSPDPFPRLPQGQSRHPVGIGRVPSTSMGNLTNHGTDELPLPLGWSADWTIRGRKYYIDHNTNTTHWSHPFEREGLPPGWERVESPEFGVYYVDHINKRAQYRHPCAPSVPRYDQPPPLVPPVVYQPRQTERNQLVPANPYHTAEIPDWLKVYARAPVK, encoded by the exons atttaatGCCTTCATTTATTCGCCATGGGCCAACTATTCCAAGGCGGACCGATGTTTTGGTAGAGACCGGAACATCTGTTTACCCCTCGATTGATATTGTTTCCCGAAACCAAAGTTTCCTGCGCGGACCTGTCCAAAGGCCAGTACGTGAAATCATTAGACGTGAGAGCAGCAGGCCTTCTGGACCTTCCTACATCACACGTACTGAAGTTCCTCAAGAGTATGGTGTCTCATCACAAACCTATCTAACTGAAATTAACTCTGAGAATGGTGATGCTGGCCAGCCTGCTGCCCGTTATTATTACCCTGAATCATATTATGAAGATGGACAAAGACGGCGGCATGCAGCCGAGCGATTCTGGGATGACTATAGATATTACGATCACAGTCCTGACCCTTTTCCACGATTACCACAAGGGCAAAGCAGACATCCAGTAG GCATAGGAAGAGTTCCTTCAACGTCCATGGGAAACCTAACTAATCATGGTACTGACGAATTGCCTCTTCCTCTTGGTTGGTCAGCGGACTGGACTATTCGAGGAAGAAAGTACTATATAGACCATAATACTAACACAACTCATTGGAGCCATCCATTTGAAAGAGAAGGCTTGCCGCCTGGGTGGGAACGAGTGGAATCGCCTGAATTTGGTGTTTATTATGTGGATCACATCAACAAGCGAGCCCAGTATAGGCATCCTTGTGCTCCCAG TGTTCCTCGGTACGACCAGCCTCCACCTCTTGTTCCTCCTGTCGTATACCAACCACGACAAACTGAACGAAATCAGCTGGTTCCTGCAAACCCATACCACACAGCAGAAATTCCAGATTGGCTGAAGGTCTATGCCAGGGCTCCAGTAAAGTAA